Below is a window of Vallicoccus soli DNA.
CCGCTCGGCCGGATGAGGGTGGTCACTGCGGCGTCACCTGCTTGTGCGTCGGGCTGCTGGATCGGGTCGGTCGGGCTCTCGTCCGCCGGTGCCGACAGTAACGGGCGGGCGCTCCCCCGACGTCCCGGCCCCGGCCCTGTTCGCCAGGGGCGGAGCAGGCGGCGGAGGTGGCGGGAGCCGTACGCGCGGGAGCCGGGGCGCGTCGGCGCCCCGGCTCCCGGGTGGTGCTGGCTGGCGGCGGTCAGGACCGCGGCGCCGCCTCGACGTCCTCGGCGGTCGCGCCGTCCTCGAGGGGCTGGTCCTCGGCGCCCTCGCCCTCGACGCCCTCGGCCGCGTCCACGACGCCCTCGCCGACCTCCGCCGGCCCGGCGTCCTCGTCCTCGCCCGGCTCGCGCAGGGCCTCGAGGTCCACGGTGCGCCCGGAGGCGTCGGTGACCCGCGCGGCCTCGAGGACCGCGGCGAGCGCCTTGCCCCGCACGACCTCGGAGATGAGCGACTGGACCTGCCCGCCCTGCACGATCTGGTTGACGAAGTCCTGCGGCTGCATGCCGTAGCGCTGCGCGCTGCGCACGAGGTGCTCGGTCACCTCGGCCTCGCTCGGCTGCAGCTGCTGCTCGGCGGCGATCTTGTCGAGCACGAACTGGGCCTTGATCGACTCGCGGGCGCGCTGCTCGACCTCGGCGTCGAAGTCCTCCTCGGTGCGCTCCTCGCCCTGGAGGTACTGCTCCTTGGTCATGCCGGCCGCCTCGAGCTGGTGCGCGAGGTTGTGCATGCGCCCGTCGACCTCGGCCTTGACGAGGGTCTCCGGGAGCGGGACGTCGACCTTCGCGAGCAGCGCCTCGAGGGCGCGGTCGCGGGCCTGCACGCCCTGCTCGAGGGCCTTCTGCCGCTCCACCCGGGTGCGGGCGTCGGCGCGCAGCTCCTCGACGGTGTCGAACTCGCTCGCGGTCTGGGCGAACTCGTCGTCGAGCTCGGGCAGCTCGCGCTCCTTGACGCTGGCGACCGTGACGGTGACGTCGGCGGTCTCGCCCGCGTGCTCGCCGCCGGCGAGCTCGGTGGTGAAGGTGCGCTGCTCGCCCGCGGACAGCCCGCGCACGGCCTCGTCGAGGCCGTCGAGCATGTTGGTGCTGCCGACCTGGTAGCTCATGCCGCTGACCGAGTCGACCTCCTCGTCGCCGACCTTGGCGACGAGGTCGATCGACAGGAAGTCGCCCTCCTGCGCCGGGCGGTCGACGCCGGTGAGCGTGCCGAAGCGCTCGCGCAGCGACTGCAGCGCCTCGTCCACGTCGGCGTCGGTGACCTCGACGTCGTCGACGGAGACCTCGAGGCCCTCGTACTCCGGCACCTCGAAGGTCGGCACGACGTCGACCTCGGCGGTGAAGGTGAGCTGCTCGCCGTCGTTGAGCTCGGTGACCTCGACCTCGGGCTGGCCGACGATGGCCACGTCGTTCTCGCGCACCGCGTCGCCGTAGAACCGCGGCAGCGCCTCGTTGACGGCCTCCTCGAGCACCGCGCCGCGCCCGAAGCGCTGGTCGATGAGGCGCGGGGGCACCTTGCCGCGCCGGAAGCCGGGGATCTGCACCTGCGAGGCGATCTTCTTGTACGCCGCGTCGAGGCTCGGCTTCAGCTCGTCGAAGGGCACCTCGACGGTCAGCTTGACCCTCGTGGGGTTGAGGGTCTCGAGGGCGCTCTTCACTGCTGCGAGTCTCCTTGGTCAGGGGTCCGTGTCTGCTGCGTCTGGCTGCGTCTGCTGCGGCGGGGCCTGCTGGGTCGGGGCGGGGAGACTCGAACTCCCGATCTCCTGCTCCCAAAGCAGGCGCGCTAGCCACTACGCTACGCCCCGCGGCGCCTGTGGCAGTCTAGGGCCCGTCCGGGTGTGCGGTCGACGGTGCTGCGGCGCCGGCGCGCGCCCGCCCGCGGGTGTAGCTCAATGGCAGAGCCCCAGCCTTCCAAGCTGGTCATGCCGGTTCGATCCCGGTCACCCGCTCCCCTCGCCCCCCGCTGCGCCCCTCCGCGGCCCCTCCGCGGCCCCTGCGCGTCGCTCCGCGCCCCCTCCCTCGCGGCCCGCGCCCTGCGGCAGGATGGCCCGACGGCGGTGGGCGGCATGCGGGCGGGGGCGCGGCGTGGGCGGTGGCGCGGGGCGGGGCGGTGGCGCGGGGCGGGGCGGCGGCGGCTCGGGCGTCCACGAGGGGGACGACGGCGGCAGGGCCGCGCAGGTCCTCGCCTGCTCGACGGCGCTGGCGCAGGCCGAGGCGCTCCCCGACGTCACCGACGCGGTCGTGCGCACCGTGCTCCCGGCCTTCTCCGCGGACGGGGTCCTCGTCTCCCTCGCCGAGTCCGGCCGGCTCCGGCTCGTCGGGCACGCGGGCTACCCCCGGCGCGCGGTGGAGCTGCTCGACGGCATCGAGGTCGCGCGCAACGCCCCCATCAGCGACACGATGCGCACCCGGGAGCCCCGGTTCCTCGCCTCCCGGGCGGAGTACGGCGCGGCGTACCCGCACCTCGGGCACGTGGTCGAGGCGACGGGCAAGCACGCCTGGGCGTTCCTGCCCCTCGTCGTCGGCGGCCGCGCGACGGGCTGCCTGACGGTCGCGTACGCCGCGCCCCGCGGCTTCCCCGCCCAGGAGCGCAGCCTGCTCGTGGCCCTCGCCGCCCTCGTCGGGCAGACGGTCGAGCGGGCCCGGCTGCGCGCGCAGGAGCGCGAGCTGGCCCTCGCCCTGCAGCGCGGGCTGCTGCCGCGCGCGCTCCCCGCGCTGCCGGGGGTGGTCCCGGCCGGGCGCTACCTCGCGGCGACCGCCGGCCTGCAGGTGGGCGGCGACTGGTACGACGCCCTGGCGCTGCCGGACGGGCGGGTCGCCCTCGTCGTCGGCGACGTCCAGGGCCACGACGTCGCGGCCGCCGCCGTCATGGGCCAGCTGCGCAGCACGCTGCGGGCGTACGCGCTCGAGGGCCACGCGCCCGAGGCCGTGCTGGCCCGGGCCGACGCGGCGCTCGCCGAGGTCGCGCCCGACGTGCTCGCCACCTGCTGCTACGCCTGCGTCGACGTGGACGGGGCGCGGGTCCAGGTGGTGCGCGCCGGGCACCCGGCGCCGCTGCTGCTCCCCGCGGACGGCGGCGCGCCCCGGGCGCTGCAGGTGGAGGGCGGCCTGCCGCTCGGCGTCGCGCCGGGGACCCCGCACCCGGTCACCACCGTCGACCTGGCCCGCGGCGACCTGCTCGTCCTGCACACCGACGGCCTGCCCGGCTCGCGCGATGGGCGCGACGGCGCCGACGAGCTGCTGGCCGCGCTCGCCGCCGGGCCGGGCGCGGGCGACGTGGAGGCGCTCGCCGACGCGCTCGTCGCGCCGGCGCGCGCCGCCGAGCGGCGACGCGACGACCTCGCCCTGCTCTGCGCCCGCTACGACGGCCGGCCGGGCGCGCCCGCGCCGCAGGTGCGCAGCACCGGTCTGGAGCGCGACCTGCGGGCCGTCGCCGGCGCGCGGGCTTTCGTGCGGGGGGCGCTGGCGGACTGGGGCCTCGACGAGGTCTCCGACAGCGCCCAGCTGCTCACCAGCGAGGTCGTCACCAACGCGCTCGTGCACGGCGAGGGGCGCGTGGCGCTGGCCGTGCGCCACGAGCCGGGCACCGGCGGCGCGGGCCGGGTGCGCGTCGAGGTCGGCGACGAGCGGGCGGCCGGGCCGCTGAGCCGCGACCCCGGACCGTCCGAGACGTCCGGGCGCGGCATCCTCATCGTCGAGGCGCTCGCCGACGCCTGGGGCACCGCGCCGTCCGGCGAGGGCAAGGTGGTGTGGTTCGAGCTCGCGGTCCCCTGAGGGGGCCCCTCAGGCGGTGCGGGCGCGGGCGGGGGCGTACATCGCCTCGATGTCCGCGGCGAAGCGCTGGTGGACGACGGCGCGCTTGACCTTGAGCGACGGGGTCAGGGTGCCGTCGGCCTCGGTGAGGTCGACGGGGAGCACCCGGAACCGCCGGATCGCCTCGGCCGCGGACACGGTGCGGTTGGCGGCGTCGACCGCCGCCTGCACCTCGGCGTGGACCTGCGGGTCGTCGACGAGGTCCGCGACGGGCACCTCGGGACGGCCCTGCTGGGCCAGCCAGGCCGCGACCGACTCGGCGTCGAGCGTGACCAGCGCGGCGACGTGCGGGCGCGCGTCGCCGACCACGACGCACTGGCTCACCAGCGGGCTCGAGCGCACGACGTCCTCGAGCCCGGAGGGCGAGACGTTCTTGCCGGCGGAGGTCACGATGATCTCCTTGGCGCGGCCGGTGATCGACAGGTAGCCGTCGGCGTCGAGCGAGCCGAGGTCCCCGGTGCGGAACCAGCCGTCGGCGGTGAACGCCGCGGCGGTCGCCTCCTCCTGGCCCCAGTAGCCGGGCGTGACGTGCCCGCCGCGCACCTGCACCTCGCCGTCGTCGGCGATGCGGATCTCGAAGCGCGGCAGGGCGCGGCCCACGGTGCCCACGCGCAGCGCGGACCGGGTGTTCACGCAGCAGGCCGCGGTGGTCTCGGTGAGGCCGTACCCCTCGAGCACCGTCACCCCGACGCCGCGGAAGAAGTGCGCGAGCCGCGCGCCGAGGGGGGCGCCGCCGGACACCGCCCACTGCACCTGCCCGCCGAGCGCCGCGCGCAGCCTGCCGTACACGAGCCGGTCGAAGAGGGCGCGCTCGAGCACGAGGCGCAGCCCGGGCCGGCCCCGCTCGGACGCCTCGCTCCACGCGATCGCGGTCGCCGCCGCGCGCTCGAACACCCGCCCGCGCCCCGCGGCCACGGCCTTGCGCTGGGCCGAGTCGTGCACCTTCTCGAAGATGCGCGGCACGGCGAGCACGAACGTCGGGCGGAAGGTGTCGAGGTCCTTGAGCAGCCGCCCGGTGTCGCTGTGGCCGGTGACCGTGCCGTTGAGCAGGACCGCGACCTGGATCATGCGGCCGAACACGTGCGCGAGCGGCAGGAACAGCAGCGTCGAGGCGTCCTCGGGCTCGAACAGCTCGGGCAGCGCCTCGATCGCCGAGCGCACCTCGGCGAGGAAGTTGCCGTGGGTGAGGACGCAGCCCTTGGGCCGTCCCGTCGTGCCCGAGGTGTAGATGAGGGTCGCCGGGTCGTCGGGGCCCGGGGCGTCGCGGCGGGCGGCCACCTCGGCGGGGTCCACCCCCGCCCCCAGGGCCACGAGGTCCTCCAGCGCGTCGACCCGCCAGACCGCGCTGCGCCCCGCCAGGCCGTCGGTGAGCACCGCCGCGGCCGAGGCCTCGTGCGAGCGGCCCTCCACGAAGCAGGCGACGGCGCCGGAGTCCTCGAGGACCCAGCGCACCTGGTCCGGCGACGACGTCTCGTACACGGGGACGACGACGGCGCCGGCGGTCCACAGCGCGGCGTCGCAGAGCGTCCACTCGTACCGGGTCTTGGCCATGAGCCCCACGCGGTCGCCGGGCCGGACGCCCGCGGCCACGACCCCCCGCGCGAGCGCCTCGACCTCGTCGCGGAACTGCGCGGAGGTGACGTCGTGCCACGCGCTGCCCTCGCGACGGCGCAGCAGGACGGCGTCCGGTGCCACCGCCGCGCGGTGGCTCACGATCTGCCCCAGGTTCACGGGAGCCGCGGTGCTCATGGCCGGGCACCCTACCGGCGCGGGGAGCGCCGACGGGGCCGGCGCGGGCAGCGGCCCCGCCCCCGCGGGGGGTCAGGCCCGCACGACCTCCTCGGCGAGCGCCGCGAGGCGGCTCTGCGCCGCCGACACGATGCTGCGCCGCCCGCGGTGCGCCTCCTCGTACGCGACCACGCGCCGCACCTCGTCGGGGGTGCGCAGCTGCTTGACGGCCTTGACGACCGCCTGCTGGCTCAGGGCGTCGTACCCCTCGACGGGCAGCTCGTCCTCCGGGACGAGCACGTCGGCCACGGCCCCGCGGACCTCGCCCGCGGTCCGGGCGACCTCGTCGACCCGGTCCTCGGCGCGCCGGCGCAGCCCGGCGGCGCGGGCGGCCACGTCGTCGAGGCCGCGGGTGAGCGTGCGGGCGGGCAGGGTGGCGAGGGACAGGCCCTTGCCGACGACGGCCTGCAGCGGGGTGGGCCGCAGCGCGGCGGGCCCGCCCAGCGCGACCTCGGCGAGCACGGTGGTCAGCCAGTCGACGGTGGCGCCGTGCGCCGCGTCGAGGCGCTCGGCCAGGCGCAGCAGCGGCTGGTCGTCCGCCGCCGTCGCGAGGGCCTTGAGGTAGCGGGCCCGGTCCTGCAGCTGGTGCTCGAGCGCGAGGTCGCCCAGCAGCGCCTCGGGCAGCGGCTGGGCCTGCTCGAGCCCGGCCTTGGCGGTGGCGCCGAGGCGGCCGGCGACCGTCGTCACGACGTCGGGCACGCCGCCCCGCCCGCGCAGCGCCGCGGCGACGAGCCGGGCCCGCTCGCGCGCGTTCTCCGCGTTCTGGCGCAGCTCGCGCTCCACGGCCTCCGTGCGCGCCTGGGCGCGGCGGGTCTCGGCGACCTGGACCTCGGCCTCGGTGAGGCGCAGCAGCGTGCGCAGCTCGGCGAGGATGGCGGGGGTCTGCTCGGGCACGTCGTCCTCCGGGGGTCGGGGGTGCGGTCGGGGCGTCGGCACCCGTACGCCTGCCCGGGGCGCCGGGGCCCCACGCGGGGGCGCTCGTCACGGGCCGGTGAACAGCCTCACACGGCGCGCCGCACCGCCGGGGACGCTCCGGGTGCCGCGCGGTGTTGCACAACACGTGACGCGATCCCCCTGGTTGCCGAAGCGGGTCCTCGTGACGCGCTCGGCGGCCGAGCTCCCCCACGGGCAGCGCATCGTCGAGCGGTGCGCCGCCGCCGGCGTCGAGGACGTCCAGCTGCTCCGCGGCGACCGGCTGCCGAGCCTGCAGGCGGGCGACGAGCGCGCGACGTACGCGCTGGCCAAGTCCACCCTCGCCGTCGTCGTCGCCCCGCCGTCCAAGCGCCGGCCGCAGCCGATCCCGCCGAGCGCCGACTGGCGCCTCGACCTCGCCGAGGGCTGCCCGGCGCACTGCCAGTACTGCTACCTCGCCGGCTCCCTCGGCGGCCCGCCGGTCACCCGCGCGTACGCCAACGTCGAGGAGATCCTCGACGGCATGGACGCGCACGTCGGGCGGGGCGGCGTCACCAGCGGCACCGTCGAGCGCGGGCACGAGGGCACCACCTTCGAGACGTCCTGCTACACGGACCCCCTGGGCCTGGAGCACCTCACCGGCTCGCTGTCCGCCGCGATCACGCACGCGGGCACGCACGACTTCGGCGGGCCCGTGCAGCTGCGCTTCACCACCAAGTACGACGGCGTGGCGCCGCTGCTCGACCTGCCGC
It encodes the following:
- the tig gene encoding trigger factor, with translation MKSALETLNPTRVKLTVEVPFDELKPSLDAAYKKIASQVQIPGFRRGKVPPRLIDQRFGRGAVLEEAVNEALPRFYGDAVRENDVAIVGQPEVEVTELNDGEQLTFTAEVDVVPTFEVPEYEGLEVSVDDVEVTDADVDEALQSLRERFGTLTGVDRPAQEGDFLSIDLVAKVGDEEVDSVSGMSYQVGSTNMLDGLDEAVRGLSAGEQRTFTTELAGGEHAGETADVTVTVASVKERELPELDDEFAQTASEFDTVEELRADARTRVERQKALEQGVQARDRALEALLAKVDVPLPETLVKAEVDGRMHNLAHQLEAAGMTKEQYLQGEERTEEDFDAEVEQRARESIKAQFVLDKIAAEQQLQPSEAEVTEHLVRSAQRYGMQPQDFVNQIVQGGQVQSLISEVVRGKALAAVLEAARVTDASGRTVDLEALREPGEDEDAGPAEVGEGVVDAAEGVEGEGAEDQPLEDGATAEDVEAAPRS
- a CDS encoding ATP-binding SpoIIE family protein phosphatase, which encodes MGGGAGRGGGAGRGGGGSGVHEGDDGGRAAQVLACSTALAQAEALPDVTDAVVRTVLPAFSADGVLVSLAESGRLRLVGHAGYPRRAVELLDGIEVARNAPISDTMRTREPRFLASRAEYGAAYPHLGHVVEATGKHAWAFLPLVVGGRATGCLTVAYAAPRGFPAQERSLLVALAALVGQTVERARLRAQERELALALQRGLLPRALPALPGVVPAGRYLAATAGLQVGGDWYDALALPDGRVALVVGDVQGHDVAAAAVMGQLRSTLRAYALEGHAPEAVLARADAALAEVAPDVLATCCYACVDVDGARVQVVRAGHPAPLLLPADGGAPRALQVEGGLPLGVAPGTPHPVTTVDLARGDLLVLHTDGLPGSRDGRDGADELLAALAAGPGAGDVEALADALVAPARAAERRRDDLALLCARYDGRPGAPAPQVRSTGLERDLRAVAGARAFVRGALADWGLDEVSDSAQLLTSEVVTNALVHGEGRVALAVRHEPGTGGAGRVRVEVGDERAAGPLSRDPGPSETSGRGILIVEALADAWGTAPSGEGKVVWFELAVP
- a CDS encoding AMP-dependent synthetase/ligase yields the protein MSTAAPVNLGQIVSHRAAVAPDAVLLRRREGSAWHDVTSAQFRDEVEALARGVVAAGVRPGDRVGLMAKTRYEWTLCDAALWTAGAVVVPVYETSSPDQVRWVLEDSGAVACFVEGRSHEASAAAVLTDGLAGRSAVWRVDALEDLVALGAGVDPAEVAARRDAPGPDDPATLIYTSGTTGRPKGCVLTHGNFLAEVRSAIEALPELFEPEDASTLLFLPLAHVFGRMIQVAVLLNGTVTGHSDTGRLLKDLDTFRPTFVLAVPRIFEKVHDSAQRKAVAAGRGRVFERAAATAIAWSEASERGRPGLRLVLERALFDRLVYGRLRAALGGQVQWAVSGGAPLGARLAHFFRGVGVTVLEGYGLTETTAACCVNTRSALRVGTVGRALPRFEIRIADDGEVQVRGGHVTPGYWGQEEATAAAFTADGWFRTGDLGSLDADGYLSITGRAKEIIVTSAGKNVSPSGLEDVVRSSPLVSQCVVVGDARPHVAALVTLDAESVAAWLAQQGRPEVPVADLVDDPQVHAEVQAAVDAANRTVSAAEAIRRFRVLPVDLTEADGTLTPSLKVKRAVVHQRFAADIEAMYAPARARTA
- a CDS encoding ferritin-like domain-containing protein codes for the protein MPEQTPAILAELRTLLRLTEAEVQVAETRRAQARTEAVERELRQNAENARERARLVAAALRGRGGVPDVVTTVAGRLGATAKAGLEQAQPLPEALLGDLALEHQLQDRARYLKALATAADDQPLLRLAERLDAAHGATVDWLTTVLAEVALGGPAALRPTPLQAVVGKGLSLATLPARTLTRGLDDVAARAAGLRRRAEDRVDEVARTAGEVRGAVADVLVPEDELPVEGYDALSQQAVVKAVKQLRTPDEVRRVVAYEEAHRGRRSIVSAAQSRLAALAEEVVRA
- a CDS encoding spore photoproduct lyase family protein gives rise to the protein MPRGVAQHVTRSPWLPKRVLVTRSAAELPHGQRIVERCAAAGVEDVQLLRGDRLPSLQAGDERATYALAKSTLAVVVAPPSKRRPQPIPPSADWRLDLAEGCPAHCQYCYLAGSLGGPPVTRAYANVEEILDGMDAHVGRGGVTSGTVERGHEGTTFETSCYTDPLGLEHLTGSLSAAITHAGTHDFGGPVQLRFTTKYDGVAPLLDLPHHGRTRVRFSVNAASVERFEGGTARIADRVAALRSLALAGYPVGLTVAPIMPVEGWREEYAALFDAVAAATADVPDLDLTTELITHRFTPKSKEVLLGWYPRTKLEMDEDLRRQKRGKYGAVKHVYPTPVMHEMRSWFEQALADRLPAARLLYWT